The following are encoded together in the Kribbella voronezhensis genome:
- a CDS encoding glycoside hydrolase family 3 N-terminal domain-containing protein gives MAVAALLLGGCGDSSPTAGPSTPPSESAPVTPTTEPTETPTQTPSQTPPSQTPTQAPTTPRGCLDQKLQALTLHEQAAQLIMTGISAAGMTSSERSVADARKPGGLLLMGSGGSLSHTRTATDAATETATVKGIRPLIAADQEGGQIQRLKGEGFDRFPSATVQGTWSTAKLTSRSTDWGKQLKQAGVNVDLAPVADVVPASQRSTNEPIGKLDREFGSTPATVGPHVAAFVRGMGAAGVATSVKHFPGLGRVRGNTDFSSGVVDDVTVRGDANLGGFAAGIRAGSELVMVATATYTKIDPANRAVFSATIIRGMLRGDLRYAGVVITDDVGAAAEVASVPAGERATRFVAAGGDMVITAKPSLTSVMVNALVQKAQQDKAFSALLQASVRRVLTLKQNHGLVSCS, from the coding sequence GTGGCCGTCGCGGCGCTCCTGCTCGGTGGCTGCGGCGACAGTTCACCCACAGCCGGTCCCAGTACGCCGCCGTCGGAGTCTGCACCCGTCACGCCGACGACCGAGCCCACTGAGACACCGACCCAGACGCCAAGCCAGACGCCGCCCAGCCAGACGCCGACTCAAGCTCCGACCACACCCCGGGGTTGTCTGGACCAGAAGCTGCAAGCCCTCACGCTGCACGAGCAGGCAGCCCAGCTGATCATGACCGGCATCAGCGCCGCTGGTATGACGTCGTCAGAGCGATCGGTTGCCGACGCCCGCAAGCCCGGCGGACTCCTGCTGATGGGTAGCGGCGGCAGCCTCTCCCATACCCGTACCGCGACTGACGCAGCGACGGAGACCGCCACAGTGAAAGGCATCCGCCCGCTGATCGCAGCCGACCAGGAAGGCGGTCAGATCCAGCGTCTCAAGGGTGAGGGCTTCGACAGGTTCCCGTCGGCCACCGTGCAAGGCACCTGGTCCACGGCGAAGCTGACCAGCCGCTCCACGGACTGGGGCAAGCAACTCAAGCAGGCTGGGGTCAACGTGGACCTCGCGCCCGTGGCAGACGTAGTACCGGCGTCGCAGCGCAGTACGAACGAGCCGATCGGCAAGTTGGACCGGGAGTTCGGCAGTACGCCGGCCACTGTCGGGCCGCACGTCGCTGCTTTCGTACGCGGAATGGGTGCTGCCGGCGTCGCGACCTCGGTCAAGCACTTCCCGGGGCTCGGCCGGGTGCGTGGGAACACGGATTTCTCCTCGGGCGTGGTCGACGACGTCACGGTTCGCGGCGACGCGAACCTGGGCGGCTTCGCGGCCGGAATCCGGGCCGGCTCGGAATTGGTGATGGTCGCGACCGCGACGTACACCAAGATCGACCCGGCGAACCGGGCGGTGTTCTCCGCCACGATCATCCGCGGCATGCTCCGCGGCGATCTCCGGTACGCCGGTGTCGTCATCACCGATGACGTCGGCGCAGCCGCGGAGGTTGCCTCGGTGCCGGCCGGCGAGCGGGCCACCCGGTTCGTGGCGGCGGGCGGCGACATGGTGATCACCGCCAAGCCGTCCCTGACCTCGGTGATGGTCAACGCGCTGGTCCAGAAAGCCCAACAGGACAAGGCGTTCTCGGCGCTGCTGCAGGCCAGCGTCCGCCGGGTCCTCACCCTGAAACAGAACCACGGCCTGGTGAGCTGCAGTTGA
- a CDS encoding MarR family winged helix-turn-helix transcriptional regulator, whose amino-acid sequence MAEPRWLDEKEQHAWRAFIAAQRVVNGRIEQQLQRDAGMPHTYFEILVRLSDAADGRLRMSELAVATLGSRSRLSHAVNRLEKVGWVRREGIESDRRGQVAILTEEGRQKLKETAPGHVETVRQAVFDALTEEQVGQLHDICAALARHSGGSYDSAAWETR is encoded by the coding sequence ATGGCGGAACCGCGGTGGCTGGACGAAAAAGAGCAGCATGCCTGGCGAGCGTTCATCGCTGCCCAGCGCGTGGTCAACGGCCGGATCGAGCAGCAGCTGCAGCGCGACGCCGGCATGCCGCACACGTACTTCGAGATCCTGGTCCGGCTCTCCGACGCCGCCGACGGCCGACTGCGGATGAGTGAGCTCGCGGTGGCGACGCTGGGCTCGCGGAGCCGCCTGTCGCACGCCGTGAACCGGCTGGAGAAGGTCGGCTGGGTCCGGCGCGAGGGGATCGAGTCCGACCGGCGCGGGCAGGTGGCGATCCTCACCGAGGAGGGCAGGCAGAAGCTCAAGGAGACCGCACCCGGTCATGTCGAGACCGTTCGGCAGGCGGTGTTCGACGCGCTCACCGAGGAGCAGGTCGGCCAGTTGCACGACATCTGCGCGGCCCTGGCCCGGCACTCCGGCGGGTCGTACGACAGCGCTGCCTGGGAGACACGCTGA
- a CDS encoding DMT family transporter, with amino-acid sequence MTAQTLEKAAVRRTARLGALPFLAGAGFVVFWSSGFIGARWGTEYSSAFDLLAWRYLVAGTIAAAVLLVRRPRVSSKDLVTQAVMAFLCQFVYLGLVFVGIDHGITAGVTALIGSLQPILIATVAGPLLGERVTGRQWIGLFLGVAGVGLVVADDLTAGNAALFLIPVGGLFGLVIGTIFERRRKPTVGLLTALCLQTLVSAVLFVSVTAATWQLTVPRDPGFYGAVLWLVVLATGGGWGLYLVNLRLSGATRISSLLYLVPPTTMLFAFLLFHETIGVLATLGMVVCAAAVVLIRLRDQHRTS; translated from the coding sequence ATGACCGCTCAAACACTGGAGAAGGCAGCCGTACGCCGAACCGCCCGACTCGGGGCGCTCCCGTTCCTCGCCGGCGCCGGGTTCGTCGTGTTCTGGAGCAGCGGCTTCATCGGTGCGCGCTGGGGAACGGAGTACAGCTCGGCTTTCGATCTACTCGCCTGGCGCTACCTGGTCGCGGGAACCATCGCGGCAGCCGTATTGCTGGTGCGCAGACCTCGGGTGAGCAGCAAGGACCTGGTCACTCAGGCGGTGATGGCGTTCCTTTGCCAGTTCGTATACCTCGGCCTGGTCTTCGTAGGGATCGACCACGGCATCACAGCAGGCGTCACTGCACTCATCGGCTCCCTGCAGCCCATCCTGATCGCCACAGTGGCCGGCCCACTCCTCGGCGAGCGGGTGACCGGCCGCCAGTGGATCGGCCTGTTCCTAGGCGTCGCGGGTGTTGGCCTGGTAGTCGCGGACGACCTCACCGCGGGCAACGCAGCGCTGTTCCTGATTCCTGTGGGCGGCCTATTCGGATTGGTCATCGGCACCATCTTCGAAAGGCGTCGCAAGCCCACTGTCGGGCTACTGACTGCCCTCTGCCTGCAAACTCTCGTGTCGGCAGTCCTCTTTGTCTCCGTGACCGCAGCAACATGGCAGCTGACCGTGCCCCGCGACCCCGGCTTCTACGGTGCCGTCCTGTGGCTCGTCGTCCTCGCGACCGGAGGCGGCTGGGGGCTGTATCTGGTCAATCTGAGGCTGTCCGGCGCAACCAGGATCAGCAGCCTCCTGTACCTCGTACCGCCGACCACCATGCTGTTCGCCTTCCTCCTGTTCCACGAGACCATCGGCGTACTGGCGACGCTGGGCATGGTCGTCTGTGCGGCAGCAGTCGTCCTCATTCGGCTGAGAGACCAACACCGCACCTCCTGA
- a CDS encoding TetR/AcrR family transcriptional regulator, translating into MVASSVLLTDRGSRAAKPLTPAGERILSAASSLFYERGIRTVGVDAIADAAEVTKKTLYDRFGSKDNLIAAYLEQRNRVWHLFLDEQLRMRAPQTPEQVILALFAALTDWMAESRRGCGFINASVELAAPDHPAMPVIVAQKQWMRAEFLAQAERAGFRSTEELADRLLLLHEGALVSYRVAAMEHAPEVAHRAAADLLAGWPRD; encoded by the coding sequence ATGGTTGCTTCGTCCGTTCTGCTCACCGATCGCGGCTCGCGGGCGGCGAAACCGCTCACGCCAGCCGGCGAGCGGATCCTGAGCGCCGCGTCGTCGCTGTTCTACGAGCGGGGCATCCGTACTGTCGGTGTCGACGCGATCGCGGACGCGGCAGAGGTGACCAAGAAGACGCTCTACGACCGGTTCGGCTCCAAGGACAACTTGATCGCCGCCTATCTGGAGCAGCGGAACCGGGTCTGGCATCTGTTCCTGGACGAGCAACTGCGGATGCGAGCGCCGCAGACTCCCGAACAGGTGATTCTCGCGCTGTTCGCGGCGCTGACCGACTGGATGGCGGAGTCGCGGCGCGGGTGCGGATTCATCAACGCGAGTGTCGAACTGGCCGCGCCCGACCATCCGGCGATGCCGGTGATCGTGGCGCAGAAGCAGTGGATGCGTGCGGAGTTCCTGGCGCAGGCGGAGCGGGCGGGCTTCCGTAGTACGGAGGAATTGGCGGACCGCTTGCTACTGCTGCACGAGGGAGCGTTGGTGAGCTACCGGGTGGCCGCGATGGAGCACGCACCCGAGGTGGCGCACCGGGCGGCCGCTGACTTGTTGGCGGGCTGGCCGCGGGACTAG
- a CDS encoding potassium channel family protein: MTLLASAKRHPSAILLVVQLLGVLLYPAMEGSRGGRVAFEILGIVVLVLAVFSVRSTPGLTWVSICLGIPAVVLSVVNAFRPTDVIVPVSGIIHAAFYFYAAYSLLRYMLSDPDVSTDELYATGATFTLVAWGFAYLFVFVQAVVPHSFTAAVNPNADRTWMELLFLSFTTLSSTGLSDIVPITSWARSVVMIEQLAGLGYVAMVVSRLVGLTVARRSS, from the coding sequence ATGACCCTGCTGGCCAGCGCCAAACGGCACCCGTCGGCGATTCTGCTAGTCGTCCAGCTTCTGGGCGTCCTGCTCTACCCGGCGATGGAGGGTTCGCGCGGCGGCCGCGTGGCGTTCGAGATCCTGGGCATCGTCGTACTGGTTCTCGCGGTCTTCTCCGTGCGCTCGACGCCGGGCCTGACCTGGGTCAGCATCTGTCTCGGCATCCCGGCTGTCGTGCTGTCCGTGGTGAACGCGTTCCGCCCGACAGACGTCATCGTGCCGGTCTCGGGCATCATCCACGCTGCGTTCTACTTCTACGCTGCGTACAGCCTGCTGCGCTACATGCTGTCCGACCCGGACGTGAGCACCGACGAGCTGTACGCGACCGGAGCCACTTTCACCTTGGTGGCTTGGGGTTTCGCCTACCTGTTCGTCTTCGTGCAAGCAGTGGTGCCGCACAGCTTCACCGCGGCCGTCAATCCGAACGCTGACCGCACCTGGATGGAGTTGCTCTTCCTGAGCTTCACCACGTTGTCCAGCACCGGCCTGAGCGACATCGTCCCGATCACGTCGTGGGCCCGATCCGTAGTGATGATCGAACAGCTGGCAGGCCTCGGCTACGTGGCAATGGTCGTCTCCCGCCTTGTCGGCCTCACAGTCGCCAGACGCAGTTCCTAG
- a CDS encoding acyl-CoA thioesterase, which produces MTGTPASRATSATRLSVSHITAQNETNLLGTVHGGVVMTLVDSVAGVVAARHSGGPAVTASMDEMVFLVPVRVGDVVHFNAQVNWTGRSSMEVGVRITADRWDSVGPQVHVATAYLVFVAVDEEGKPREVPQVVPETDEDRRRLREAEIRRSHRLARRQAIIASREAPE; this is translated from the coding sequence ATGACCGGAACGCCGGCTTCCAGAGCGACTTCGGCGACCCGGCTGTCGGTGTCGCACATCACCGCGCAGAACGAGACCAACCTGCTCGGCACGGTCCACGGTGGCGTGGTGATGACGCTGGTCGACTCGGTCGCGGGCGTGGTCGCCGCCAGGCACTCGGGTGGTCCTGCCGTGACGGCGTCGATGGACGAGATGGTGTTCCTGGTCCCCGTCCGGGTGGGCGACGTCGTGCACTTCAACGCCCAGGTCAACTGGACCGGCCGCAGTTCGATGGAGGTCGGCGTCCGGATCACCGCCGACCGCTGGGACTCGGTCGGCCCGCAGGTCCACGTCGCCACGGCGTACCTGGTGTTCGTGGCGGTCGACGAGGAAGGCAAGCCGCGCGAGGTTCCGCAGGTCGTGCCGGAGACCGACGAGGACCGCAGGCGGCTGAGGGAGGCCGAGATTCGCCGCAGTCACCGGCTGGCTCGCAGGCAGGCGATCATCGCCTCCCGGGAGGCTCCCGAATGA
- a CDS encoding fasciclin domain-containing protein, translating to MSHTIKRVALAASALSLLFATAACGGSDDNSSSSPSTTTSSSAPTPSDTMSSSAPADNTSGLVGPGCVAYAKANPSGAGSVDGMAAAPVATAASGNPLLKTLVAAVSGKVNPKVDLVSTLNGGEFTVFAPVDSAFAKIDAKTMATLKTNDALLSKILTYHVVPGQLDAMAVVGKHATVEKQDVTVSGSGDNLMVNNAKVICGGVKTANATVYLIDTVLLPPAA from the coding sequence ATGTCCCACACCATCAAGCGAGTCGCTCTGGCCGCCTCCGCTCTGTCCCTGCTCTTCGCGACCGCAGCTTGTGGCGGCAGCGACGACAACTCGAGCAGCAGCCCGTCGACCACCACCTCGTCCTCGGCGCCGACGCCGAGCGACACCATGAGCTCTTCCGCTCCCGCCGACAACACCTCCGGTCTGGTCGGCCCCGGCTGTGTCGCCTACGCCAAGGCCAACCCCTCGGGTGCCGGCTCGGTCGATGGCATGGCTGCCGCACCGGTCGCCACTGCTGCTTCGGGTAACCCGCTGCTGAAGACACTGGTCGCGGCCGTATCGGGCAAGGTCAACCCGAAGGTCGACCTGGTCTCGACGCTGAACGGTGGTGAATTCACCGTGTTCGCGCCGGTCGACTCGGCGTTCGCCAAGATCGACGCGAAGACGATGGCCACGCTGAAGACCAACGACGCGTTGCTGAGCAAGATCCTGACCTACCACGTCGTGCCGGGGCAGCTCGACGCGATGGCGGTCGTCGGCAAGCACGCCACGGTGGAGAAGCAGGACGTCACCGTCAGCGGTTCCGGTGACAACCTGATGGTGAACAACGCCAAGGTCATCTGCGGTGGCGTGAAGACCGCGAACGCGACGGTCTACCTGATCGACACCGTCCTGCTGCCGCCGGCAGCCTGA
- a CDS encoding molybdopterin-dependent oxidoreductase: protein MTTTMRRRMLSALGGALAAGAGLGLGELTAALAGGTSPVVGVATHLVDLAPGPAKDWAVKNLGTADKPVLIGVVLLGVAVFALLAGAIGASRPRIAVVMTVLLGLLAILAAATGRTLAPNHFIRILPGIITLLTATTGIILVLRTLNLHPFDGGGHRKAAAAEGSKTIANSNHHPKPATTPAPTIATAPAPATAPAPATAPAPATAPAPATATAPATAIAPAPATATAPASATASAPGPATAPAGFDRRGFLVTAMALGAAGVGGLVVSRVLPDGVSEATRMGIKVPTPASPAGAVPAGVSADVAGVIRFVTPNKQFYRVDTLLTVPKINPRSWELRVHGMVDHELRLNFADLLGRRLIERDITLTCVSNEVGGPYVGNARWIGVPIAEILREAGVHADADAVRSTSVDGLTIGTPLKALTDGRDAIFAVAMNGEPLPFEHGFPVRMVVPGLYGYVSATKWVVDIEVTRFEDFSAYWTDRGWAVEAPIKTSSRIDVPKGFAQLKAGPAVAAGVAWAQHRGITKVEVQVDDGPWQPAQLAAEDTIDTWRQWTFRWNATPGNHKLTVRATDADGQVQTADRAAPRPNGSSGLHNTVVMVE from the coding sequence ATGACCACGACGATGCGACGCCGGATGCTTTCCGCGCTGGGAGGTGCGCTCGCCGCAGGTGCAGGACTCGGCCTCGGTGAGCTGACCGCAGCGCTGGCCGGCGGCACGTCGCCGGTCGTCGGTGTCGCGACCCACCTGGTCGACCTGGCGCCAGGACCGGCGAAGGACTGGGCGGTCAAGAACCTCGGCACGGCGGACAAGCCAGTCCTGATCGGCGTCGTCCTGCTCGGTGTGGCCGTTTTCGCCTTGCTGGCCGGGGCGATCGGCGCCTCACGACCGCGTATCGCGGTAGTGATGACAGTCCTGCTCGGCCTCCTCGCCATCCTCGCGGCAGCCACCGGACGAACCCTGGCGCCCAACCACTTCATCCGGATCCTCCCCGGCATCATCACGTTGCTAACAGCAACAACCGGCATCATCTTGGTCCTCCGCACCTTGAACCTGCACCCCTTCGACGGCGGCGGACACCGGAAGGCCGCCGCCGCCGAAGGTTCCAAAACAATTGCCAACAGCAACCACCACCCCAAGCCCGCCACAACTCCAGCCCCCACAATCGCGACCGCTCCTGCGCCCGCAACCGCTCCTGCTCCCGCAACCGCTCCTGCTCCCGCAACCGCTCCTGCTCCCGCAACCGCGACCGCTCCCGCAACCGCGATCGCTCCTGCTCCCGCAACCGCGACCGCTCCTGCTTCGGCGACTGCTTCGGCTCCGGGGCCCGCGACTGCTCCGGCGGGGTTCGATCGGCGGGGGTTTCTGGTTACGGCGATGGCTCTTGGGGCGGCTGGGGTTGGCGGGCTGGTTGTTTCGCGGGTGCTGCCTGACGGTGTCAGTGAGGCGACTCGGATGGGGATCAAGGTTCCGACGCCCGCGAGCCCGGCCGGTGCAGTGCCGGCGGGAGTATCCGCCGACGTTGCGGGAGTCATCCGGTTCGTCACTCCGAACAAGCAGTTCTACCGCGTCGACACCCTGCTGACCGTTCCGAAGATCAACCCGCGGAGCTGGGAACTGCGGGTGCACGGGATGGTCGACCACGAGTTGCGCTTGAACTTCGCGGACCTGCTCGGCCGCCGTCTGATCGAACGCGACATCACCCTGACCTGCGTCTCCAACGAGGTCGGCGGCCCGTACGTCGGCAACGCTCGCTGGATCGGCGTACCGATCGCCGAGATCCTTCGGGAAGCAGGCGTTCACGCCGACGCCGACGCGGTCCGGTCGACCAGTGTGGACGGGCTGACGATCGGCACTCCGCTGAAGGCGCTGACCGACGGCCGGGACGCGATCTTCGCGGTCGCGATGAACGGCGAGCCGCTCCCGTTCGAGCACGGCTTCCCGGTCCGGATGGTGGTGCCCGGCTTGTACGGCTACGTGTCCGCGACGAAGTGGGTCGTCGACATCGAGGTGACCCGGTTCGAGGACTTCAGCGCCTACTGGACCGACCGAGGCTGGGCCGTCGAGGCGCCGATCAAGACGTCCTCGCGAATCGACGTACCGAAGGGCTTCGCGCAACTCAAGGCCGGCCCGGCGGTGGCGGCCGGAGTCGCCTGGGCTCAGCACCGCGGGATCACCAAGGTCGAGGTGCAGGTCGACGACGGTCCCTGGCAGCCCGCGCAGCTCGCGGCCGAGGACACCATCGACACCTGGCGGCAATGGACGTTCCGCTGGAACGCGACGCCGGGCAACCACAAACTCACCGTCCGGGCGACTGACGCCGACGGACAGGTGCAGACCGCCGACCGTGCAGCACCTCGACCGAACGGATCGAGCGGACTGCACAACACGGTGGTGATGGTCGAGTAG
- a CDS encoding flavin reductase family protein — protein sequence MRVDFDPGAVSGRAFYAVLNSVVVPRPIAWVSSRSADGVLNLAPHSFFTVACVRPPMVQFTSVGRKDSLNNVEATGEFVVNFASEPLYEQVNASATDFPPEVSEFAAVGLTTEPSATVAVPRVAESPVAIECTLHTTLELGDCTVVIGQVRHIAIDSSVLDGDHPEITRLRPLARLGKDEWSTIGEIRSISRIRNSDWPGHFTPPETRAR from the coding sequence GTGCGAGTCGACTTCGATCCGGGGGCTGTCAGTGGTCGTGCGTTCTATGCGGTGCTGAACTCGGTGGTGGTGCCGCGGCCGATCGCCTGGGTGTCGTCGCGGTCGGCGGACGGCGTCCTGAACCTCGCGCCGCATTCGTTCTTCACCGTCGCGTGCGTGCGGCCGCCGATGGTGCAGTTCACCTCGGTGGGTCGCAAGGACAGCTTGAACAACGTCGAGGCGACCGGCGAATTCGTGGTCAACTTCGCCTCGGAGCCGCTGTACGAACAGGTGAACGCGTCGGCGACGGACTTTCCGCCGGAGGTCTCCGAGTTCGCCGCGGTCGGCCTCACCACCGAGCCGTCCGCGACAGTCGCCGTACCGCGGGTCGCCGAGTCCCCGGTCGCGATCGAGTGCACCCTGCACACCACCCTCGAACTGGGCGACTGCACGGTTGTGATCGGCCAGGTCCGCCACATCGCCATCGATTCCTCCGTGCTCGACGGCGACCATCCCGAGATCACCCGGCTCCGCCCGCTGGCACGCCTCGGGAAGGACGAGTGGTCCACGATCGGCGAGATCCGATCCATCAGCCGGATCAGGAACAGCGACTGGCCGGGACACTTCACCCCACCTGAGACGCGCGCCCGCTGA
- a CDS encoding phosphotransferase family protein, whose translation MTTIPALAARYGVRPDQIHEVPGGVANRTYTLGDHLFLRIPRSQEFEADLVKEVAIIPVARAAGVRTPAIVDFDDTRALVDAPYLVMERIHATDLVDSPAEHPSLWLELGEQVHRLHDIEAQHLDGVPTDEDSDPRPTVDRLAADGFIDAGTAKWLLAWFDRLATWFDRAAPKVLLHGDLAAQNVMVDQDGRFHALIDWGDAAWGPAGAEFAKLRLEQVARLLPGYRQAGHGELEAAALWFHLSWGLSNLTGPPRQNQRHWTAPPTSRLLGVLRFFASDPPSPWPELGSRSMAASSPSSDCDRRGFCP comes from the coding sequence ATGACGACCATCCCAGCACTGGCCGCGCGGTACGGCGTACGCCCGGACCAGATCCACGAGGTCCCAGGCGGGGTCGCGAACCGGACGTACACACTCGGCGATCACCTGTTCCTGCGGATCCCCCGCAGCCAGGAGTTCGAAGCCGACCTGGTGAAGGAGGTCGCGATCATCCCGGTCGCCCGGGCCGCCGGCGTACGGACCCCGGCGATCGTGGACTTCGACGACACCCGGGCGCTCGTCGACGCGCCGTACCTGGTGATGGAGCGCATCCATGCGACAGACCTCGTCGACAGCCCAGCAGAGCACCCGTCGCTCTGGCTCGAACTAGGCGAGCAGGTGCACCGCCTGCACGACATCGAGGCCCAGCACCTCGACGGAGTGCCCACCGACGAGGACAGCGATCCACGCCCCACCGTGGACAGGCTGGCAGCCGACGGATTCATAGACGCCGGTACTGCGAAGTGGCTCCTCGCCTGGTTCGACCGTCTCGCCACCTGGTTCGACCGCGCAGCGCCCAAGGTGCTTCTGCACGGAGACCTGGCCGCACAGAACGTCATGGTCGACCAGGACGGCCGGTTCCACGCGCTGATCGACTGGGGCGACGCCGCCTGGGGACCGGCGGGCGCAGAGTTCGCCAAGCTGCGCCTGGAGCAGGTCGCTCGGCTGCTACCCGGTTACCGGCAGGCAGGTCACGGTGAGCTGGAAGCGGCAGCGCTCTGGTTCCATCTCAGCTGGGGCCTGTCCAACCTCACCGGGCCGCCGCGGCAGAACCAGCGGCACTGGACCGCGCCGCCCACCAGCCGCCTGCTCGGCGTACTGCGGTTCTTCGCCAGTGATCCTCCGTCGCCGTGGCCGGAGCTGGGCAGCCGGAGCATGGCGGCCAGCAGCCCATCTTCTGACTGTGATCGACGTGGTTTCTGCCCGTAA
- the mgrA gene encoding L-glyceraldehyde 3-phosphate reductase, producing the protein MTDYVAASDRYDDQMTYRRSGRSGLQLPAISLGLWHNFGGDKPLDTQRDILRRAFDLGVTHFDLANNYGPPYGSAETNFGGHFARDFKPYRDELLISTKAGYDMWPGPYGQGGGSRKYLLASLDQSLDRMGLDYVDIFYSHRFDPDTPLEETMGALDAAVRSGKALYAGISSYSAEKTREAARILDELGTPLLIHQPSYSMLNRWIEEDLLDAVGELGVGVIAFSPLAQGVLTDRYLDGVPEGSRATQGKSLSTDMLTEETLKHVRALNEIAKQRGQSVAQLALAWTLRDERVTSALIGASSVAQLEDNLAAVNNLKFTQEELDAIDADAVEAGINLWKKSSDA; encoded by the coding sequence GTGACTGATTACGTAGCTGCCTCCGACCGGTACGACGACCAGATGACCTATCGGCGCAGTGGCCGCAGTGGGCTGCAGCTGCCGGCGATCTCGCTGGGCCTCTGGCACAACTTCGGCGGCGACAAGCCGCTCGACACCCAGCGCGACATCCTGCGCCGCGCCTTCGACCTCGGCGTCACCCACTTCGACCTGGCGAACAACTACGGCCCGCCGTACGGCTCGGCCGAGACCAACTTCGGCGGTCACTTCGCCCGCGACTTCAAGCCGTACCGCGACGAACTGCTGATCTCCACCAAGGCCGGGTACGACATGTGGCCGGGCCCGTACGGTCAGGGCGGCGGAAGCCGGAAGTACCTGCTGGCCTCGCTGGACCAGTCGCTGGACCGGATGGGTCTCGACTACGTCGACATCTTCTACTCGCACCGGTTCGACCCCGACACCCCGCTGGAGGAGACGATGGGCGCACTGGATGCCGCCGTCCGCTCCGGCAAGGCCCTCTACGCCGGGATCTCGTCGTACTCCGCGGAGAAGACCCGCGAGGCAGCCCGGATCCTCGACGAGCTCGGTACGCCGCTGCTCATCCACCAGCCGTCGTACTCGATGCTGAACCGCTGGATCGAGGAGGACCTGCTCGACGCGGTCGGTGAGCTCGGTGTCGGCGTGATCGCGTTCTCGCCGCTGGCCCAGGGTGTGCTCACCGACCGGTACCTGGACGGCGTACCGGAAGGTTCCCGGGCGACGCAGGGCAAGTCGCTGAGCACCGACATGCTGACCGAGGAGACCCTGAAGCACGTCCGCGCCCTGAACGAGATCGCCAAGCAGCGCGGCCAGTCCGTCGCCCAGTTGGCGCTCGCCTGGACGCTGCGCGACGAGCGCGTCACCAGCGCCCTGATCGGCGCCTCCAGCGTCGCTCAACTCGAGGACAACCTGGCCGCGGTGAACAACCTGAAGTTCACCCAGGAAGAGCTGGACGCGATCGACGCGGACGCCGTCGAGGCCGGCATCAACCTGTGGAAGAAGAGCTCCGACGCCTGA
- a CDS encoding TAXI family TRAP transporter solute-binding subunit, producing MRTRRLPLAVVAVAAAVSLVACGGQREPEGGKAGTDGGRLTIATGNTTGVYYQLGGALASVISSKVEGYRATASETGASVQNVQGLVAGNYDIAFSLGDTAADAIKGEHSFKAPQDVVALTRLYPNYTQVAVRASSGITKIADLKGKRVSTGSPNSGTEVIARRLLEAAGLDSTRDVTAQRLGLPESVDAMKSGSIDALVWSGGLPTGGITDLTTSLGKDVKLIPITDLLPALQKTYGTIYAQGTIPAATYKQPADVATIIVPNVLLVRKNMSDELAEKLTRAIFENKDALVQVNAAAKGITIENAEKTDPVPLHPGAKKAIEALK from the coding sequence ATGAGAACCCGTCGTCTTCCCCTCGCCGTGGTCGCCGTGGCCGCTGCCGTCTCGCTGGTCGCCTGCGGAGGGCAGCGCGAACCCGAGGGCGGCAAGGCCGGTACCGATGGCGGCCGGCTGACGATTGCCACCGGCAACACCACCGGCGTGTACTACCAGCTCGGCGGCGCGCTCGCCTCGGTGATCTCGTCGAAGGTCGAGGGCTACCGGGCGACCGCCAGCGAGACCGGCGCCTCGGTGCAGAACGTCCAGGGCCTGGTGGCGGGCAACTACGACATCGCGTTCTCGCTCGGCGACACGGCAGCCGACGCGATCAAGGGCGAGCACAGTTTCAAGGCACCGCAGGACGTGGTCGCGCTGACGCGCCTCTACCCGAACTACACCCAGGTCGCGGTCCGGGCCTCCTCGGGGATCACCAAGATCGCCGATCTGAAGGGCAAGCGGGTCTCCACGGGTTCTCCCAACTCCGGCACCGAGGTGATCGCGCGGCGGCTGCTCGAGGCGGCCGGGCTGGACTCGACCCGCGACGTCACCGCGCAGCGGCTCGGCCTGCCGGAGTCGGTGGATGCGATGAAGAGCGGCTCGATCGACGCGCTCGTCTGGTCCGGCGGGCTGCCGACCGGTGGTATCACCGACCTGACCACCAGCCTCGGCAAGGACGTGAAACTGATCCCGATCACGGATCTGCTGCCCGCGCTGCAGAAGACCTACGGCACGATCTATGCCCAGGGCACCATTCCGGCCGCGACCTACAAGCAGCCGGCCGATGTGGCGACGATCATCGTGCCGAACGTGCTGCTGGTCCGTAAGAACATGTCCGACGAGCTCGCCGAGAAGCTCACCAGGGCCATCTTCGAGAACAAGGACGCGCTGGTCCAGGTGAACGCGGCCGCGAAGGGCATCACGATCGAGAACGCCGAGAAGACCGACCCGGTGCCGCTGCACCCCGGCGCGAAGAAGGCGATCGAAGCGCTGAAGTAG